A genomic stretch from Photobacterium atrarenae includes:
- the yvcK gene encoding uridine diphosphate-N-acetylglucosamine-binding protein YvcK gives MTTKTTHTKIVAIGGGHGLGRVLSALSSYGPQVTGIVTTTDNGGSTGRIRACQGGIAWGDTRNCINQLITEPSVGSMIFEYRFRGNGELNGHNLGNLMLTALDNLSIRPLDAINLIRDMLKVETQIVPMSEHPADLTAMLRNGDIVSGETSVDELNEVPLRLYVEPAVPATKEGVQAIEHADLILLGPGSFLTSVMPPLLLKEVKQALKRSQAKIIFITNLDKEKGPAGAMTLETMLHWCERAMGGRAVDGVLTDHHRPELAPRYTQIIEALASSNHEWRHNRERLKEAIDKLIVAG, from the coding sequence ATGACAACAAAAACAACTCATACAAAGATAGTGGCTATCGGCGGCGGACATGGCCTAGGCCGTGTTCTGTCTGCACTGTCCAGCTACGGCCCCCAAGTAACGGGTATTGTCACCACCACAGATAATGGTGGCTCAACGGGTCGCATTCGCGCCTGCCAGGGCGGTATCGCCTGGGGGGATACCCGTAATTGTATCAATCAGTTAATTACCGAACCTTCTGTGGGTTCGATGATTTTCGAATACCGGTTTCGGGGAAATGGCGAACTCAACGGCCATAACCTGGGCAACCTGATGCTAACCGCGTTAGATAACTTATCGATTCGACCACTGGATGCCATCAACCTGATCCGCGACATGCTCAAAGTCGAGACCCAGATCGTCCCGATGTCTGAGCACCCTGCCGATCTGACCGCGATGCTACGCAATGGTGACATTGTTTCCGGAGAAACCAGCGTTGATGAACTCAACGAGGTGCCGTTGCGCCTCTATGTTGAGCCGGCAGTTCCGGCAACGAAAGAAGGTGTTCAGGCTATTGAACACGCTGACTTAATTTTACTTGGCCCCGGCAGCTTTCTCACCAGCGTGATGCCCCCCTTGCTCTTGAAAGAAGTCAAACAAGCTTTAAAGCGTAGCCAGGCGAAAATTATTTTTATTACCAACCTGGATAAGGAAAAAGGACCGGCGGGTGCGATGACGCTGGAAACGATGCTGCACTGGTGCGAGCGTGCAATGGGTGGAAGAGCAGTCGATGGGGTGTTGACCGACCACCATCGACCTGAGCTGGCGCCACGCTATACCCAGATCATTGAAGCACTGGCCTCAAGTAATCACGAATGGCGCCATAATCGAGAAAGGCTAAAAGAGGCGATTGATAAGCTCATCGTTGCTGGCTAA
- the luxO gene encoding quorum-sensing sigma-54 dependent transcriptional regulator LuxO codes for MESKSTQQRHVLMVEDTASVAALYKSYLNPLGLVVNIVGTGAEALNAIKAATPDLILLDLRLPDMPGMAVLEAVRRDYGNIPVVIMTAHGSIDVAVEAMRHGAQDFLIKPCEADRLRITVNNALRAGEPDASETSQPGKGGAQYQGFIGNSLPMQAVYRVIESAASSKATVFITGESGTGKEVCAEAVHAASPRSNQPFVALNCAAIPKELIESELFGHVKGAFTGASTERKGAVELANNGTLFLDELCEMDLDLQSKLLRFIQTGTYQKVGSSKTSQVDVRFVCATNRNPWVEVQEGRFREDLYYRLHVIPVTLPPLRERGEDVIEIAHALLALMSVEEHKHFSRFSTEVVDLFQRYSWPGNVRELQNVIRNIVVLNSGEEVTLQMVPPPIHAGIGAEIASSGLQATEMHQASGLNMQSAEPPSAEGLAETAFQRIPDRTEIEPLWVVEKRAIQAAINACDGNIPRAAGLLEVSPSTIYRKLQTWQDGAGSNRETK; via the coding sequence ATGGAGAGCAAGTCTACACAACAGCGACACGTCTTAATGGTTGAAGATACCGCGTCGGTTGCGGCCTTGTACAAATCTTACCTGAATCCTCTTGGGCTGGTGGTCAATATTGTCGGGACTGGCGCAGAAGCACTCAATGCCATCAAGGCTGCAACCCCGGATCTGATCTTACTGGATTTGCGTTTACCGGATATGCCCGGGATGGCGGTGCTGGAAGCTGTACGTCGGGATTACGGCAATATTCCGGTGGTGATCATGACCGCGCATGGCTCGATAGATGTTGCGGTTGAAGCGATGCGGCATGGAGCCCAGGATTTTCTGATTAAACCCTGTGAAGCAGACCGGCTGCGGATTACTGTCAATAATGCCTTGCGTGCAGGTGAGCCGGATGCATCGGAAACATCACAGCCCGGTAAGGGAGGTGCGCAATACCAAGGTTTCATCGGCAATAGCCTGCCGATGCAAGCGGTTTACCGGGTGATTGAGTCGGCGGCTTCGAGTAAGGCGACGGTCTTTATTACGGGTGAAAGCGGCACCGGGAAAGAGGTTTGTGCCGAAGCGGTTCATGCGGCGAGTCCGAGGAGCAATCAGCCTTTTGTTGCACTCAACTGTGCGGCCATTCCGAAAGAGTTAATTGAAAGCGAGTTGTTCGGGCATGTGAAAGGTGCGTTTACCGGCGCCTCAACGGAGCGCAAAGGGGCCGTTGAACTGGCCAACAATGGTACGCTCTTTTTGGATGAGCTGTGCGAGATGGATTTGGATTTGCAAAGCAAATTGCTTCGCTTTATTCAAACCGGGACTTATCAGAAGGTCGGCTCGTCGAAAACCAGCCAGGTTGATGTCCGTTTTGTTTGTGCGACCAACCGTAATCCCTGGGTGGAAGTTCAGGAAGGGCGATTCCGCGAAGATCTATATTACCGATTGCATGTCATTCCGGTTACGTTACCGCCTTTGCGCGAGCGGGGCGAGGATGTGATAGAAATTGCCCATGCTTTGCTGGCTTTAATGTCCGTTGAAGAGCATAAGCACTTCTCTCGCTTCTCGACTGAAGTGGTTGATTTATTTCAGCGTTATTCGTGGCCGGGCAATGTGCGTGAGTTGCAGAATGTGATCCGAAACATCGTGGTCCTCAATTCTGGTGAAGAAGTGACCTTGCAAATGGTTCCTCCGCCGATACACGCCGGAATTGGCGCTGAAATTGCATCGTCAGGACTACAAGCGACCGAGATGCATCAGGCTTCGGGCCTGAATATGCAATCAGCGGAACCCCCGAGCGCTGAGGGACTTGCCGAAACTGCGTTTCAGCGGATCCCGGATCGCACGGAAATAGAGCCGCTGTGGGTTGTGGAGAAACGAGCGATTCAAGCGGCAATTAATGCGTGTGATGGTAACATTCCGCGAGCTGCGGGCTTATTGGAAGTAAGCCCATCAACGATTTATCGAAAACTGCAGACCTGGCAGGATGGGGCTGGTAGTAACAGGGAGACGAAATAA
- a CDS encoding Hpt domain-containing protein, producing MTTSINASTIKRLAEEVGQDTVSLLLKVFSDELEQYLRQLSDQPSVSQVREISHAIKSSAASFGADDLAEMAQECESRMKQGQADWMQEHLPEFRQMVQGMALEYKQLASNDELINRLF from the coding sequence ATGACAACAAGTATTAACGCATCAACCATTAAGCGCTTAGCTGAAGAAGTTGGTCAGGATACCGTTTCACTGTTGCTCAAAGTGTTCAGTGACGAGTTAGAACAGTATCTGCGCCAGCTTTCAGACCAGCCGTCTGTGAGTCAGGTCAGAGAGATCAGCCATGCGATTAAAAGTAGTGCGGCCAGCTTTGGCGCCGACGATTTAGCTGAAATGGCACAGGAATGCGAGTCTCGAATGAAACAGGGGCAAGCGGACTGGATGCAGGAGCATCTGCCTGAGTTCAGGCAGATGGTTCAGGGAATGGCGCTGGAGTACAAGCAGTTAGCCAGCAACGATGAGCTTATCAATCGCCTCTTTTAG
- a CDS encoding LON peptidase substrate-binding domain-containing protein produces MKQSLPLLFQKRHVLPGGRMPIRIAPGPQMEAFKAALSSPEGFGICMFDENEHGHEFFHIGTRVTVEDFDTSALDGSLIVTVYGHENFRIHALEQSESGAISGECEFIPKWPEVKIRNEQQVLADKLKQMFKKHPELNQLNQKKQFNNLSWLCQRWLEILPVPASEKQMLLNTPSCMDTYDYLMSIMHKPH; encoded by the coding sequence ATGAAACAGTCACTCCCATTACTTTTTCAAAAACGCCATGTCCTGCCCGGTGGTAGAATGCCAATCCGCATTGCGCCGGGTCCGCAAATGGAAGCTTTTAAAGCCGCGCTATCGTCTCCCGAAGGATTTGGCATCTGCATGTTTGACGAAAACGAGCATGGCCATGAGTTTTTCCATATCGGTACCCGCGTGACCGTCGAAGATTTTGATACCTCGGCGCTCGACGGCTCATTGATTGTGACCGTCTATGGCCATGAAAACTTCCGTATTCACGCGCTCGAGCAAAGCGAGTCCGGAGCTATCAGCGGTGAGTGCGAATTTATCCCGAAATGGCCGGAAGTAAAAATCCGTAACGAACAGCAAGTTCTGGCTGACAAGCTCAAGCAAATGTTCAAAAAACACCCGGAGCTCAACCAGTTAAATCAGAAGAAGCAATTTAATAATTTAAGCTGGCTCTGTCAGCGCTGGTTGGAGATTCTGCCGGTCCCTGCCAGCGAAAAGCAGATGCTGCTGAACACGCCAAGCTGCATGGATACCTACGATTACCTGATGAGTATCATGCACAAGCCTCACTAA